One candidate division TA06 bacterium genomic window, TGTAAGCCTTTCAGATAGTATTTGTGCTTCGCTCTTTGAGAATCTGATCTATATCCTTCAAAAGAACTGGCTCAGAGAGGATCTGGGGCGTCCGTGGAATAAAGAGGCGAGGGCTGGTCCTCTTGTCTGTCCTCGGTGTAGCCATAAGTCCTTCATTCGGAGAGGCTGGCGAAGTCGTAAGATCAGGACCTCCAGGGGGACGTATCAGATCCGTTTAGCTCAGGTCTCCTGTCGTAGATGCCAGAGGGTGTTTCGTCCTTATGCACTCAGACTGGGGATCCCTTCAACTCTTCGCTTTCTTCCAGAAGTCGAGGAGAAGATGATTGATCTGGCAACACAGCTTCCGTATGGTCGTTCTGGAGCAATCCTCTCAAGACTTATCGGGGTCCGGGTCTCGTGTGAAACGATCCGACGACGGATCTTCAGGAAGGGGAGCGAGGAGAAGGCTCGATCTTTGCCAGAGACAGTAGAGCACTGTATGGTAGACGACACTAAGGTGAAAGCGGGTAAGAGGACCAGAGGGGAAGAAGTCCATATGGCCATTTCTGTTGAGCGTGGTCCTTTGCTCTATGGTAGGCCCACATTGAAGAAAGATCTTCTTTTTCTCTCTCTGGGAGGGCCTAAACCATTGAAGAAGGTGTTGAAGCAGTTGAATCCTCAGCGTCTTGTTCACGATGGGTTCCTGAACCTCTCTGGCTGTGCACAGAAGGTTCAACGGTGTCGCTGGCATCTTCCCAATGACCTTCGGATCATTTTGTCTATGGATGGTATCAGATGGCGCAACACTGTTGCTGCTGCAAGGGAACTGAGAGAGATCTTGTGGCAAGAAGGTTCCTTAGCTTACGATCGCTTTACTCGGATGTTAGGGGAGCATGGGTTCCGAAAGTCTGCCACATATCTTAAGAATGCTCGGAAGGAGATATTTGCATATAGTGGAGACGAGAGCTTTAAGTTCACCACCACGTCGCCTCTGGAGAGAGAGATGCGAGAGTTGAATCGCCGGATGGATGTTGGAGCTCGGTGGAGCACACAGGGAGCCGAAAACATGGCCCGGGTTCTTTTTACCAGACGGTTCCGACACAGAAATCAGGTTCTCAAAGAGCAAGAACTACTAGAACCAGGTTAGGCGGAAAATGAGAAAGTTACGCTTTATGGTTGCTACCTAAATGTAAAGTGGCACCGTCCCCAGCCCAAATTGGACACCGCATGCATGGATCCGACTCTTTTACCGCTTTTTTTGGGTGGCGGAGGGATAGGGATATATGCTATATAGATATAGTTGATGAGGTATCCTATTCTTCCACAACTTTCGCAGGCGTCTTATACGGCAATCGACACAGTGTTTGGGGTGTTATGCGGATCGGCATAAACAATGTTATAATCAATGAAGAAGAATCCCAGATTAATTGACAGAAATTCATAGGATTAAGTTCATTAATAGCTTTAGTTTTTTCTTTACCGGTAATTGCAAAGACAACTAGAAAGGAGGTGAATTGAATGAAAATTCAGTCGCCTAAAGACTTTCTTGATGTTAGAGATGGCACGATACCAGAATGTAAATTTGATAACCTGAATATGTCGAACTCTCATTTTCACAATATCAATCTTTCCGACACAAACTTTGACGACATCAATATGAGCAAAGTGACATTTCATAACATAAATATGAGCGATGGAACGCTTGATTGTATTAATATGGGAGGTGTTAAATTCATACATATTGGTCCTGCACCAGATGAAGATGGTAAGCAAGAGAGACAACGCCCAATAACATTCGAAGAAATGATGCTCTGTGATAGCAAGTTCAATAAGGTTGATATGTCTGGAGTTGAAATCAAAGAATGTAATATCGAGGGCATGAAAATTGATGGCATTCTTGTTTCCGAGATGATCAAAGCTTATAAGAAACAAACTTAAGGTCTTTGCTCGGTGCTTGACACTATGACAGTTCTATTCCAGTTTCGTTCCGGCCCTCGTGGACGTATCAATCTTCTTGATACTTCTGCCTATCCATTTCTCGAAATCCTTTATCACCTTCTCCGCCGGTATGGTGGCACGTATGAACTTTTGCCTACTCCGGAGGGCTAGGTTGGCCGGTTTCGCCCGAAATGACGAAATCCTATCTTGCAGGCCAAGATGTCAATGTGTCACGCCTGGCACCGGGCCTGGTATTTTGTCTTCTCGAAAGAATTCGCTTGACAACTGCCGGCCCGTCTGATACAAAGGCTTGGAGAGTTGGGATAACTTAGACCCTTCAAACTAGTCCGGTGAGGCTAGAAAGGGGGTGGAGTGGTAGAAGAGGAAAAAACCTTCCCGCAAAAGGCGGGGAGGTATTTTTTTGAGCCTGCCCTTCTCGTTCTCGAAGACGGTTCTCACTATTTCGGGAGATCCCTTGGAGCAAGTGGCGAGACCGGAGGCGAGGTAGTCTTCAATACCTCGATGGCGGGCTACCAGGAGATTCTCACAGATCCTTCCTACAAAGGCCAGATAGTCATAATGTCGTATCCCCAAATTGGTAACTACGGAGTGAGGGATGAAGACCAAGAGTCCTCATCCACATATGTTGAGGGTTTCGTGGTGAAGGAATACACGCCGGCTGTCTGGCCGGACCGTAGAAGCGATCTGAATCATTTCCTGAAGGAACACTCTGTAGTTTCAATGGAGGGCGTGGACACACGGGCGATAGTCAAGCGCTTGAGAAGCAGGGGTTCCATGAGAGGGGTCATATCCAGCACGGATCTTAGTCCAGATAGTCTGCACAAGAAAGTATTGGCCGTGAGAGACATACGGGAGCTCAATCTTGTGGAGGGATGCTCATGCAAAGGGCCATATGACTGGAACGGGTTCAAGGCAAGCCAGGAACCTGGCATTCTTCGCGTGGTAGTATACGACTTTGGGGCGAAGAGAGGGATACTCAACTCTCTTTCTTCACTTGGGATCGCAGTTTCTGTAGTCCCCCATGACTTTCCGTCAGAGGAAGTGCTCAAGATGCGGCCAAATGGTGTCGTATTATCCAATGGACCGGGGGACCCGGAGATGGTAAGACACGCAATAGTGGCTGCCAGGACTCTCATGGGCAAGGTTCCTCTTTTTGGCATATGTCTCGGCCACCAGATACTCTGCCTTGCTCTGGGAGCGAGAATATACAAACTGAAGTTCGGCCATCACGGTGGAAACCATCCGGTCAAGGATGTAAGAACAGGAGAGGTGAAGATAACGTCTCAGAACCACAACTATGCAGCAGATGCAGAATCAATTGAAGCTCGCGGTGCAGAAGTTACTCACATAAACCTTTACGACGGAACTGTCGAAGGGATGAGGCACAGCGACGCGGATCTCTTTGGGATCCAGTACCATCC contains:
- a CDS encoding pentapeptide repeat-containing protein, whose protein sequence is MKIQSPKDFLDVRDGTIPECKFDNLNMSNSHFHNINLSDTNFDDINMSKVTFHNINMSDGTLDCINMGGVKFIHIGPAPDEDGKQERQRPITFEEMMLCDSKFNKVDMSGVEIKECNIEGMKIDGILVSEMIKAYKKQT
- the carA gene encoding glutamine-hydrolyzing carbamoyl-phosphate synthase small subunit, encoding MVEEEKTFPQKAGRYFFEPALLVLEDGSHYFGRSLGASGETGGEVVFNTSMAGYQEILTDPSYKGQIVIMSYPQIGNYGVRDEDQESSSTYVEGFVVKEYTPAVWPDRRSDLNHFLKEHSVVSMEGVDTRAIVKRLRSRGSMRGVISSTDLSPDSLHKKVLAVRDIRELNLVEGCSCKGPYDWNGFKASQEPGILRVVVYDFGAKRGILNSLSSLGIAVSVVPHDFPSEEVLKMRPNGVVLSNGPGDPEMVRHAIVAARTLMGKVPLFGICLGHQILCLALGARIYKLKFGHHGGNHPVKDVRTGEVKITSQNHNYAADAESIEARGAEVTHINLYDGTVEGMRHSDADLFGIQYHPEACPGPNDSHYLFKSFVSAMEEVAKAR